One Cryptomeria japonica unplaced genomic scaffold, Sugi_1.0 HiC_scaffold_124, whole genome shotgun sequence DNA window includes the following coding sequences:
- the LOC131054168 gene encoding uncharacterized protein LOC131054168, with the protein MVTNKGDCTTNLQGFSQHTPITVNAKDGTEASKSDEVTNLKRLNEHLLTTITNDRKEIDGLKNKLRLCDDANNKLLETVTSDKNKWISCEKDMKGTISELEYKLKEARNLSENHEMLFSQLGREKSLLENRLKESSDVIQELQGLKSELDQTKQLSENLGKLCAQLGQEKNELENNLKKSNDVIKELQNKVTEDRSLWDASKTKLEGTIVEVENKLDSVVQERNVLSQKHKDLCGSYRNEKKGWKKCNGGANMKLKAKMTENQGLWDSYRVNLEGKVAELQNEMTNSKSLNERLLTTITNDRKEIDGLKNKLIMCDDANNKLLETITSDKNKWTSYEKKMKSTISELGQGKNELENDLKKSNDVIRELQDKMTEDRSLWDASKTKLEATIVEVQTKLDTVVKERNELSQKHEDLYTSYRNDKNELKKCNDGAMKLKAKMAEDKGLWDSCRANLKGKVARLQNEILDERKSSQKHQELLTKLRQEKIEMENKFIKINDTTKKLNAKITEDKLLWDSCQEKLEKQVSELQNELNEARVFSQGREELCSELRRAKTDLEEKVLQLEGDLNEARILIKKHEELRSELMKEKNEMQNKVTECNDETEELKAKLAERGFLWDSSKTELEATVAGLQNELKETRLLSLKHEEACIQLRHEKTKLEDELKDLDDTNEELHAKMTENGWLWDTCKANLEGTVIKLQKKLNETKILAHNNQVLYNEISREKSEMETNFHQSINEAKQLKDKIAEEGHLWDISKREFEVTFAKLQNELNEARMLSQKHEDSWSQSEQEKTELENNFNQSINEIQQLKEKLAEDRHKWDSYKREFEITIAKLQNELNEARMLSQKHEDLWSQSEQEKNDLEKTLIGLQNEVDETKILTVKDQELCKVLREENNRIGNKLKQCNDSIGKLNTKVKEDQLLWVCNKEDLESRVAVVQYEKETLIQEYKALWAHLRDEKYELEEKLKECNDRNKELHAQMREDCRLWEACKAKFENSAARLQNNFNKSINEIKQLKEKLAEDKHMWNTSKGEFEVTIAKLQNELNEARMLSHKHEDLCSQSEHEKYELEKTFIRLQNKLDETNILREKDQELCNVLREENNWLGNKLKDCNDRIAELNKKIEEDERLWVTNKSDLERKVAGLQSEKGVLSKEYKLLWAHLTDEKDELENKLRECKDRNMELHAQMREDCRLWEACKANFEDSVAGLQNKLDLMTNEGMILSQEYVELCIECEFLKAQLGDYNDILSSMEDETRSLISLSESNANTVEALQTQVRMITHEHTHLSMKYEELTNENESQKLKLENYNHRLDSVKNERNSLRSTSESREEALLQENGSLKQQVHELQSKLGMWANDYKQVPTDDMLDSETEERQLLTSLSETSDKVMEDPVIENRTVKREALQLYQENQQLQKDISSKKSLIQTKDGNITELNAKKIKLKNAVEVLEEIGRKNTQVLKEYGGIREEQVTRKESEEKRKEGSGRVSHRNQTAFIGNLMSCILLDIEKSDVSRCLSTATKNIILPSDALLCGCPYGWFGGIV; encoded by the coding sequence TACTGACTACAATTACCAATGATAGAAAAGAAATAGACGGGTTGAAAAACAAATTGAGATTGTGTGATGATGCCAATAACAAATTGCTTGAAACGGTGACGTCAGATAAAAACAAGTGGATTTCTTGTGAAAAGGATATGAAAGGTACAATTTCAGAGTTAGAATATAAGCTCAAAGAAGCCAGAAATTTGAGTGAGAATCATGAAATGTTGTTCAGTCAATTGGGACGAGAAAAAAGTCTGTTGGAAAATAGGTTGAAAGAAAGTAGTGATGTAATTCAGGAATTACAAGGGCTTAAAAGTGAGCTTGATCAAACAAAACAATTGAGTGAGAATCTTGGAAAATTGTGTGCTCAATTAGGGCAGGAAAAAAATGAGCtggaaaataatttgaaaaaatccAATGATGTGATTAAGGAATTACAAAATAAAGTGACCGAGGATAGGAGCTTGTGGGATGCTTCCAAAACAAAATTGGAAGGAACAATTGTGGAGGTAGAAAATAAGCTTGATTCTGTGGTGCAGGAAAGAAATGTATTGAGTCAGAAACATAAGGACTTATGCGGTAGCTACAGAAATGAAAAAAAAGGGTGGAAAAAATGCAATGGTGGTGCTAATATGAAATTAAAAGCAAAGATGACTGAGAATCAGGGATTGTGGGATTCATATAGGGTGAATTTGGAAGGAAAAGTCGCGGAGCTGCAGAATGAGATGACAAATTCGAAAAGCCTGAATGAACGTTTACTGACTACAATTACCAATGATAGAAAAGAAATAGATGGGTTGAAAAACAAATTGATAATGTGTGATGATGCCAATAACAAATTGCTTGAAACAATCACTTCAGATAAAAACAAGTGGACTTCTTATGAGAAAAAGATGAAAAGTACAATTTCAGAGTTAGGGCAGGGAAAAAACGAGCTGGAAAATGATTTGAAAAAATCCAATGATGTGATTAGGGAGTTACAAGATAAAATGACTGAAGATAGGAGCTTGTGGGATGCTTCCAAGACAAAACTGGAAGCGACAATTGTGGAGGTACAAACTAAGCTTGACACTGTAGTGAAGGAAAGAAATGAATTGAGCCAGAAACATGAGGACTTGTACACTAGCTACAGAAATgacaaaaatgaattgaaaaaatGCAATGATGGTGCTATGAAATTAAAAGCAAAGATGGCTGAGGATAAGGGATTGTGGGATTCATGTAGGGCGAATTTGAAAGGAAAAGTTGCACGGCTGCAAAATGAGATCCTTGACGAAAGAAAATCTAGCCAGAAACACCAAGAATTGTTGACTAAATTGAGGCAAGAAAAAATTGAGATGGAAAATAAGTTCATAAAAATCAATGATACTACTAAGAAATTGAATGCAAAGATTACTGAAGATAAGCTGTTGTGGGATTCTTGTCAGGAGAAGTTGGAAAAACAGGTTTCAGAGCTACAAAATGAGCTTAATGAAGCAAGGGTATTCAGCCAAGGACGTGAAGAACTGTGCAGTGAGCTGAGACGAGCAAAAACTGATTTGGAAGAAAAAGTTTTACAGCTCGAAGGTGATCTTAATGAAGCAAGAATTTTGATTAAGAAACATGAAGAATTGCGCTCTGAATTAATGAAAGAAAAGAACGAAATGCAAAATAAGGTAACAGAATGCAATGATGAGACTGAAGAATTGAAGGCAAAATTGGCTGAACGTGGGTTCTTGTGGGATTCTTCTAAGACAGAGTTGGAAGCCACTGTTGCAGGGCTGCAAAATGAGCTCAAAGAAACAAGATTGTTGAGCCTGAAACATGAAGAAGCATGCATTCAACTAAGGCATGAGAAAACAAAATTGGAAGACGAGTTGAAAGACTTGGATGATACGAATGAGGAATTACATGCCAAAATGACTGAAAACGGTTGGCTTTGGGATACTTGTAAGGCGAATTTAGAAGGTACAGTAATAAAGCTGCAGAAAAAGCTTAATGAAACAAAGATTCTGGCCCACAATAATCAAGTCTTATACAATGAAATAAGTAGAGAAAAAAGTGAGATGGAAACTAATTTTCATCAATCCATCAATGAAGCTAAACAATTAAAGGATAAAATAGCTGAAGAAGGGCACTTGTGGGATATATCTAAGCGAGAATTTGAAGTTACATTTGCAAAACTGCAAAATGAGCTTAATGAAGCGAGAATGTTAAGCCAGAAGCATGAAGATTCGTGGTCTCAGTCAGAACAGGAAAAAACTGAGTTGGAAAATAATTTTAATCAATCTATTAATGAAATTCAGCAATTAAAGGAAAAATTGGCTGAAGATAGGCACAAGTGGGATAGTTATAAGAGAGAATTTGAAATTACAATTGCAAAACTGCAAAATGAGCTCAACGAAGCGAGGATGCTAAGCCAGAAGCATGAAGATTTGTGGTCTCAATCAGaacaagaaaaaaatgatttgGAAAAGACTCTTATAGGGCTACAAAATGAAGTTGATGAAACAAAGATTTTGACAGTGAAAGACCAAGAGCTGTGTAAGGTGCTCAGAGAAGAAAACAATCGGATAGGAAATAAGTTGAAACAATGCAATGACAGTATTGGGAAATTAAATACAAAAGTTAAAGAAGACCAGCTATTGTGGGTTTGTAATAAGGAGGATTTGGAAAGCAGAGTTGCAGTTGTGCAGTATGAGAAAGAGACATTGATCCAGGAATATAAAGCTCTGTGGGCCCATTTAAGAGATGAAAAATATGAGTTGGAAGAAAAACTGAAAGAATGCAACGATAGGAATAAGGAATTGCATGCACAGATGAGAGAAGATTGCCGCTTGTGGGAAGCTTGTAAGGCAAAATTTGAAAACTCTGCTGCAAGGCtacaaaataattttaataaatccATTAATGAAATTAAACAATTAAAGGAAAAATTGGCTGAAGATAAGCACATGTGGAATACTTCTAAGGGAGAATTTGAAGTTACAATTGCAAAACTGCAAAATGAGCTTAATGAAGCGAGAATGTTAAGCCATAAGCATGAGGATTTGTGCTCCCAATCAGAACATGAAAAATATGAGTTGGAAAAGACTTTTATACGGCTACAAAATAAGCTTGATGAAACAAACATTTTGAGAGAGAAAGACCAAGAATTGTGTAATGTGCTAAGAGAAGAGAATAATTGGTTAGGAAATAAGTTGAAAGACTGCAATGATAGGATTGcggaattaaataaaaaaattgaagaagacGAGAGGTTGTGGGTTACTAATAAGTCTGATTTGGAAAGAAAAGTTGCAGGTCTGCAGTCTGAGAAAGGGGTATTGAGCAAGGAATATAAACTTCTGTGGGCCCATTTAACAGATGAAAAAGATGAGTTGGAAAACAAACTGAGAGAATGCAAAGATAGGAATATGGAATTGCATGCACAGATGAGAGAAGATTGCCGCTTGTGGGAAGCTTGTAAGGCAAACTTCGAAGACTCTGTTGCAGGTTTACAAAATAAGCTCGATTTGATGACTAATGAAGGAATGATTTTGAGCCAAGAATATGTAGAACTGTGCATTGAATGCGAATTTTTGAAGGCACAGCTGGGAGATTATAATGATATACTAAGCTCTATGGAAGATGAAACAAGGAGTCTAATCTCTCTCTCAGAGAGCAATGCAAACACAGTGGAGGCCTTGCAAACTCAAGTGCGAATGATCACCCATGAACATACACATTTGAGCATGAAATATGAAGaacttacaaatgaaaatgaatctCAGAAATTGAAATTGGAAAATTATAATCATAGGCTTGATTCAGTGAAAAATGAGAGGAACTCACTTAGATCTACGTCAGAAAGTAGGGAGGAGGCTTTGCTCCAAGAAAATGGTTCATTGAAACAACAAGTCCATGAGCTTCAAAGCAAGTTGGGTATGTGGGCTAATGATTACAAACAAGTTCCCACTGATGATATGCTCGATTCAGAAACAGAGGAGAGGCAATTACTCACATCTCTATCAGAAACCAGTGATAAAGTGATGGAAGATCCGGTTATAGAGAACAGAACAGTGAAACGAGAAGCCCTTCAACTTTATCAAGAAAACCAACAATTACAAAAGGACATATCTAGTAAAAAGTCATTAATTCAAACAAAAGATGGAAATATTACAGAATTGAATGCAAAAAAGATTAAACTTAAGAATGCTGTCGAAGTGTTGGAAGAGATTGGAAGAAAAAATACCCAAGTactgaaagaatatggaggtatAAGGGAAGAGCAAGTGACGAGAAAGGAAAGTGAGGAGAAAAGGAAGGAGGGCAGTGGGAGGGTTTCACATCGAAACCAAACAGCCTTTATTGGTAATTTGATGTCTTGCATTCTTCTAGATATTGAGAAGTCTGACGTAAGCAGATGCTTGTCAACTGCCACaaaaaatatcattcttccttctgatGCACTACTTTGTGGATGTCCTTATGGCTGGTTTGGTGGGATAGTATAA